In Cardinium endosymbiont of Dermatophagoides farinae, the sequence CCTATTTGTGATCAGCAGTTTTTAGGAGAAGCGCAGTCGAGCACCGCAGCATACTAAATGTATTTGAGGAGCATAGACCACAAAATTGCCATTTAGTAATAGGTTTTGCAGAAGGTCTACGTAGTTTGGCCCGTTAAAGCAAATAAATATTTAAAACGATTGCAAGCAAACATCATTAAGATACCATGCAAACACCTACTGATCTATCGACACATAGCTGCATCTTTTGTCAGATTGCAGCTGGACAAGCACCTTGTCATACAATATGGGAGGATGTACACTATATGGCTTTCCTATCTATATTTCCTAATACAGAAGGGTTTACAGTGGTGATACCCAAGCATCACTTAAGTAGCTATATCTTTGATCATGCCTCAGAAGAGATCAATGGGTTAATGGCAGCAGCCAAGCAAGTAGCTGACCTATTGGTCGATAAATTTCCAACCGTTGAGCGAACAGCCCTTGTATTTGAAGGGTATGGCGTAAACCACCTGCATGCTAAATTAATCCCTTTACATGGAACGAAGGGGGATAATTGGAAGCGCATTGCCAGTACCATTAAAACTAAATTCGATAGATACCCTGGTTACATTTCCTCCCATGACGCAGAACGGGAGTCGGATGAAAAATTAGCAGCAATCGCTAGTTTGTTAAAAAATTAGTGCGCATCCTAGCGGAAGTGCTATATCCAGTATCTTCTCTCCTATTTGGCCTATTAATGGCCATAACATTGAACGTAATATATTTCAACTAATTTTACTACATTCATAATTGGCTCCTTTGGTAATGTTAATTTGGTTCACAACTTTATTTCCAAATTTAAAACACAAAGGAGCTTTTTTAATATTTTTCTTCAATAATCTAATCCTGAACTCAGGTTCTTAAACAAATAGAGCAACTAAAACAGGCCGATTCAATTCTATAAAAACTATCTACCTTGCAATGTGTACAGCACGGTTATATATCTCTCAATAAAAGGAATAGGATATGAATTATAAAAAAGAAGATAAAGAACTACTAAGAAAGGATGAACAAGTAGATATTACCGAAAGTGTTCAAATTCCGGTTGGCAGCGCTGATGTCAAAGAGATGATCGCACAAAAGTTGTATGCAGATAAAACGGCCTGTATCACTAAACTCTTCAATACGAATGGTATATATTATTTCTTTACACGACCACGTAGATTTGGTAAATCTCTACTACTAGATACCATAGACCAAATAGCAAAAGGGAATAAAGAATTATTTAAAACATGTGCTATTTATAGAGATAAAAAATATAAGTGGAAAAAATATCCGGTCATTTGGTTCAATTTTTCAAAGTTGGCTAAGGATAGTTCAGAAAAACTACAAAACAACTTGATAGACATATTATATTCCTTTGCTAAAAATTATACTATAGATAGAAATGAAATAGATCCTATTATAGGTGAACCAACAGTGGAAGGTACACTGGAAAAGTTGATTAATGCGTTAAAAAAACTAGATAACGGTTATGAACCTACACCTATTATCTTAATAGATGAATATGACAGTCCATTAATATCTTGTAAAAAAGAGCAGTATGAAGGGGTGCTTGCTGTCCTTAGTTCGTTTTTTAAAGTTTTAAAAGGAAGTCAGAAGGACTGTAAATTTATTTTTGTAACAGGTGTAACTAAATTTCACTTATCTGGACTTACATCAGGGGCTAACTCGGCCAATGATATATCCTTCCATGAGGATTATGCAGAGATGTTGGGTTATACGGAAGAAGATATAGATATTCTATTTCTTAGCAAGGATACAATTGTTAATCCCGTACTTGAAAAGCTTAACAAAAAAAATACTCATGGAAAAAATTACACACTAAGTCAAATAAAACAAGAGTTAAAGGATTATTATAATGGTTATTATTTTACAGCTGATAAAATGGTAAGCGTTTATAATCCAGATTCTATACTAAGATTCTTCTATGCAAAAGACTTTGAGAATTCCTGGTTTAACTCTGGTAGTCCTACCATCCTATTGGGGGTCTCCTTGGATATAGGAAATTATTGTACGTTAAGGCTGTTTTCTGTACTAAAGATGTTCTTCTTTTTCTTCCAGGTTATTGTATAAATTTACCTGATTAGCAACATGTTTCAGACATTACTTTTCCCACTTTCCAGCAATTTATTAAAAGTGCTTAGCATCGCTTTTTTCATTGTTTACAAAGTACAATTTCTGAATACGACATACCTGCGAAGCGCTGTACCCGGTAGCTTGTGCGGTATCTTGAATGCTTAGTTTTTTAACACTTCGATAATATATTACCTTCTGGTGACGCTCATGATCAGCCTGTTTTCCACGATATTTACCCTCTTGACGTGCTCTTTCGATTCCCTGTTTTTGCCGTTGCTGACGGCTCAACCAATCCTTATACGACATTGCGGCCATTAGATCCATGAGCATATTATTGATGGCAGAAATCACAGCACGAGTTACTGGATCATTTTGTGATGGTTCTTTGTCAGACAAAACCTGCCATGAAGTTGGGATGTCCAGACTTACAATTCTCAATTCATGATGTTCAATCTGCTTTTTGAGTGTTAGCCAGTCACTGTTACTAAGTCTGGTCAGCCGATCTATTTGTTCTACTAGTAGAATATCATTTCGGTGACTATCCATTAGTAATCGTCCCAGTTCTGGTCTTTCCAGTTTTGTTCCGCTGATATTTTCTCGGTAGTAGCTAGCGATTTTGTGTCCTCTCTCCTGAACAAACTGCTCGAGCATTTCTTTTGCTCGATCTGCAAACTGATCTTCTGTTGAAGCTCTCAAATAAGCTCTGATGAACATATTCTAACGAATTTATCGTATTTAGGTTATGTCATTGAATCTATTGCATATAGGTTATTTCATTGATTCAATTTAATAATTTTTAAGATATTTCATTGAGGTGTACCATTATGCGATAAAAATTTAAACGAAAATTAATCTACAAAATAATTATCAATGCAAACTATATGCCTAGGAGACAAATATTAATACGCACCGCAAGCCAGCCAATAGGTTCGGTTTTTCTGTCTTGCTTTGTTACCTGAAGAACATAGGGATGATCCCAGATAAAAAATCACTACTTTCCGATTTTTTACTCAAGCATATCGCTAGCAGACTTAATTTATCAAATGAACTTTGGAAAGATTATGCATCAGGACGAGACACCACTCGCAGGGAACATTTAATAGAACTATACCACTATCTAGGACTAAAAAATTTACAAAACAGATTCAAAATGATTGCATTTCGTATTTAATTCCACTTGCAAAACGCACTGACAAGGGTATTCTTCTTGCACAAGAACTTCTAAAGTATATGCAGCGGAATTGCGTGATTATTCCCACTATTGATGTACTGGAGCGAACGTGCTCAAAGGCCATGGCTGCTGGTGATAAAATAGTATTCTCGGAACTGAATGCTCAACTTATATCAGAGTATAAGGTCAATCTAGACAGCCTTCTGATTGCATTAAATAATCATCTTTCACGTCTATCTTGGATTCTTCAACCTCCTGGTAAAATTAACGGAAAAAATGTATTACAGCACATTGAACGCTTGAATACGATCATGGCAATAGACTTACCGGTAGGGATCGGACGTTTAGTTCATCAGAATCGGTTACTGAAACTGGCCCGTGAGGGTCGGAATATGAGCAGCCGAGATTTGACTAAGTTCTCATCAAGCAGACGATACGCTATTCTAATATGTGTGATTGAAGAAGCCAGAGCTACACTTACAGATGAGATCATCGATTTGCATGAGCGTATCTTGAACAGTATGTTCAGCCGGGCTAAAAGGACTCAGGCGGAGCGACTCCAGCAAACAGGTAAACTTATCCAGTCTAAACTGTACCAGTATATTGCTATTGGTCAAGCATTAACTGAAGCCCGTGAATCCGGAGAAGATCCATGGACTGCTATTGAACATGTTATGCCATGGCAAAAATTTATTATAAGTCTAGAAGAAACCCGTTTTTTGACCAAAAAAAGTAATTTTGATCCACTGCATATTATTATTGAGAAATATAGTACGTTACGTAAATACGCTCCAAGAATGTTGTCTGCGTTGGAACTGAATGCCACGCCAGCTGCACAGTCACTAGCCGAGGCTCTGACAGTCATCAGAGAAATGTATCATAAACAGTTACGAAAGGTCCCACCAATGGAACCGTTGGATTTTATTCCTGAAAGCTGGAGGAAAGTGGTTATTGCACCCACCGGAATAAATCGACAGTACTATGAATTTTTCGCTCTTAACGAACTGAAAGACGCGCTTCGTTCAGGGGATATCTGGGTAAAAGGTTCTCGCCGATATAAAAATTTTGACGATTACCTCATTCCTAAAAAGGAGTTTAATAAGTTGATTCAGAATCATCAGTTACCACTTTCTGTCCCTTTTGATTACAGTCAATATATTGGAAGTCGCCTAACATTATTGAAATCACGACTCGAAGAGGTAAACAAAATGGCCCTTATAGGTGATTTACCTAATGTTGAAAATATCTAATAAAAGAGTAAAGGTCACGCCATTGGATAATAGTGTTCCTGCAGAGGTTTCACCGCTGACAGCCCTGGTTTATAGTATGTTACCTCATCCTAAAATTACAGAGATACTGGATGAAGTAAACGATGGCTTGCTGTATCACGAAAGTGATCTAGAAATCCGGGAACACTATACCGATACATCTGGTTTCACCGATCATGTATTTGCCATGATGCACCTACTTGGTTTTGAATTCTGCCCAAGAATTCGAGATCTACATGACAAACGACTTTTTATTCAGGGAAAAGTCCAACAATACCCTGGACTTCAGTCTATTATATCTTCGAACAGCCTGAATCTGAAAGATATTAAATCAAACTGGGCTGACGTGCTTCGTCTAGCCACCTCGATCAGCCAGGGGACAGTTACTGCATCCCTAATGCTCAAGAAGTTGGCCAGTTATCCAAAACAGAACGGTCTGGCAAAAGCTCTCAGAGAAATCGGGAGAATAGAAAGAACATTATTCATGCTGAACTGGTTTCGAGATCCAGCATTGCGTCGACGTGTACAAAAAGGGCTTAATAAAGGAGAAGCCCGTAATGCCCTTGCCCGTGCGGTATTTATGCACAGGTTGGGGAAATCAGGGACAGAAACCTGGAAAATCAGAGCTACCGTGCCAGTGGACTAACACTGCTCACAGCTGCCATCACGCTATGGAACACGGTCTACACCGAAAGAGCTGTAGACTCTCTGAAAAAACAGGGAATAAAAATCAATGATCAATTGTTATCACATCTATCTCCATTAGGATGGGAGCATATCAATTTGACAGGAGATTATATCTGGACAAGAAAGCGTAAAAAAACATTAAGTAAGTTCCGACCTCTACGACCGGCTAACATAGAAAAATACAAAAACAGCCTTAACGTACAATAATTTCCCATATCCAAGGAGACCCCTAGTAGTACTGCATATAATCTATCATCTTTAATACGACTGTTGGGTGATAAAGAAGATTTAAAAGCATTACAGTTAAAGGGAGATATAGAATTTTTAGAATGTCGTAGGAATAAAGATCAATTGAATAAAGATATTCCATTAAGTTTTTCTAGTGAAAATAAAAGTTTTGAATTAACTGCTTTTTGCTTACATCGTGGTAATGATTCAGGCCACTATATAGGTTATGTAAAACTGCAGGGGGTATGGTATAAAGTAGATGGCAGCCGTGTGGAAAGGATAGGCGAAGCTATTAATGGAGACAACTTAAAAGATGATGCAACAACGGTCGTTTTATTGGCTTATAAAAGAAGAGCAGTATAACCAAGGAAAAACACGCCCAAGGGGTCTTTAGGGGTCTGTCTACGGGTTTGTCCACTTAAGTGTGTAAATTATTTTTTTTGGTTTATTGCTGAAGAATTTTAGGATCAGCACCTAGAGGCATCAAACTTCCATACCTTGCGATCCTACTTCTTGAAAATACCCCACAGCGTTCACTGCAAAGTTTTTACGCGGCATTACCTCAAAGGTATGTTGCTCGTCGCGTTTATGGACTTCAATAGCTGCTTCTGTAATATTAAGTCTTACAGGATCATATTTTAAAGCTACGCATACTTTTTTATAGCATGTGTTGAAGGTCATGCTGTAATCTTTATCGTAGATTTGCTGCAAAGCTTCTGAAACTGACTTGCCTACTTTTAACTCAAAAATGTAAGCGGTTTGGTGCAATTTATCCTCTAGCGCTATATCCAAACGTCCTGACTCACTGGCTAGCTCAGCATTCACTTGCATGTCTTGCGTGGTATGAAAGACACCATTGAGGAAAGAATATAAAGCACCCTGAAAACTCCTTTCTATTTTATCTAGAAAATGGTAGACTGCTTTAGCTAAAAAAGCACCTTTAATAAGATTTAAACATCCACACCACTTTTCATTTCTTAATGCATCTAAAATAGAAGCGCTATATGCTCTTCCTGTTTCTTGTTGTTTTTGAATTATAAACCTGGATAATGTCAACTTTAAAGCGGATTGTACTTCCTGATTCGGAAACTTTAAATAGTAGTCGGTTGCGTTTTTATCTGCTCGTTTGTCATCTTTAAATCCATTAGGCTCTAGGGTAAGATACCCTGTTTGGTACATTAAAGGGAATAAAGCTATTTCGTTAAGCGAGCTTGCCAGGATTTCAAATTCGAGTTGATTGATAGCAAAGCTAGAGTTGTCCCAAGGGATCGTAAATCTATCGATATTGTTTTTTATTTGTTTGAGTAAGATGGCAGGATTACCCGAGTTGGACCAGTAATTACCAAATGCTCTATCTCTAAAGAATTTTAATATAGAGTCTGGGTTATACATGCGTCTTGTACGCTTATTGCGACTAAAACAGTAGCCATTGTAATAATCTTTTAACGCTTGTTTTAATTGTTCATCTGTATAGTTTTCTGATTTACCCCAGTTTTCTTGTAGACTGGTTATTACTTCATTAATATATAGCTGTTTATCATCAAAAAAACAGTTTCTCAATATCCTCTTCTGTATAGCCCAACATCTCTGCATAGTCCTCATGCAAGGATATATCATTGGCTGAATTCGCTCCTGAGGTAAGTCCAGATAAATGAAATTTAGTTACGCCTGTTACAAAAATAAATTTACAGTCCTTCTGACTGCCTTTTAAAACTTTAAAAAACGAACTAAGAACAGCAAGTATCTCTTCATATTGCACGCTTTCGCAGGAAATGAGTGGACTGTCATATTCATCGATTAATACAATTGGTTGAGATGCATAACTACTACCTAATTTTTGCAGTGCTCTAATCAAGTCACTCAGTGTGTCGTTGATGGTTGGTAACCCAATGATAGGTTGCATCTTAGATTTATCTATATCATAATCATTGGCGATGTCGTATAATTTTTTTACTAAACTAGCTTCCAGCGATGAGCCTGTTTTAGCACTTAACTTTGAGAAATTGAACCAAATGACCGGATATCTTTTCCACTTATAGGTTTTATCTTTATAAATAGCACATGCCTTGAATAATTCTTTATTCCCTTTTGCTATTTGGTCTATGGTATCTAGGAGTAGAGATTTACCAAATCTATGTGGTCTTGTAAAGAAATAATATATACCATTCGTATTAAATAGTTTAGTGATATAGGCGGTTTTATCTGCATACAACTTTTGTGCAATCATCTCTTTGACATCAGCGCTGCCAACGGGGATTTGAACACCTTCGGTACCATCTACTTGTTGTTCCCCTTTTCTTATTGCTTTATCTTCCTTTTTAGCATCCATATCATTTTCTTTTTATGTAGTATAATCGCGCTGCGCACTGCAAAGCGCTTTTTTAATAGATTGCTTTGCTCATTTAATCTCGAACGAATCAGGTTAAAAAATGAATAAACAATCAGTCTCCCTTTTTTTTATGAACTGCATTATACAACACATCAAGACACTTAGGGTGTTGATTCCAGTTGGCTCCATCAAGAGGCGTTCTATCATACCTATTTTTTACCATTATCTGAATACCTGTAGCAACCACTAGTGTTTGAACAACCTCTAGATGACCTTTAGATGCAGCATAATATAATGGAGTGTTGCCATGTTGATTTTTGATATATCAATGTCTTTACTTGCCAGTAACGCCTTAAGAAGCGATAAATGCCCTTCAAATGCAGCATAATGCAATGGCGAATTCTCATATTTATCCTTGATATTCAAATTAATATTTACATGTATTAACAATACTTGTGCCATTTCTAAATGGCCTATATATGATGCATAATGAAGCGGAGCATAGGTATCTTTATCTATTGCATTTACATCAATAGCTATTGATCCTTCTAGCA encodes:
- a CDS encoding HIT family protein — translated: MQTPTDLSTHSCIFCQIAAGQAPCHTIWEDVHYMAFLSIFPNTEGFTVVIPKHHLSSYIFDHASEEINGLMAAAKQVADLLVDKFPTVERTALVFEGYGVNHLHAKLIPLHGTKGDNWKRIASTIKTKFDRYPGYISSHDAERESDEKLAAIASLLKN
- a CDS encoding AAA family ATPase; this translates as MNYKKEDKELLRKDEQVDITESVQIPVGSADVKEMIAQKLYADKTACITKLFNTNGIYYFFTRPRRFGKSLLLDTIDQIAKGNKELFKTCAIYRDKKYKWKKYPVIWFNFSKLAKDSSEKLQNNLIDILYSFAKNYTIDRNEIDPIIGEPTVEGTLEKLINALKKLDNGYEPTPIILIDEYDSPLISCKKEQYEGVLAVLSSFFKVLKGSQKDCKFIFVTGVTKFHLSGLTSGANSANDISFHEDYAEMLGYTEEDIDILFLSKDTIVNPVLEKLNKKNTHGKNYTLSQIKQELKDYYNGYYFTADKMVSVYNPDSILRFFYAKDFENSWFNSGSPTILLGVSLDIGNYCTLRLFSVLKMFFFFFQVIV
- a CDS encoding recombinase family protein; protein product: MFIRAYLRASTEDQFADRAKEMLEQFVQERGHKIASYYRENISGTKLERPELGRLLMDSHRNDILLVEQIDRLTRLSNSDWLTLKKQIEHHELRIVSLDIPTSWQVLSDKEPSQNDPVTRAVISAINNMLMDLMAAMSYKDWLSRQQRQKQGIERARQEGKYRGKQADHERHQKVIYYRSVKKLSIQDTAQATGYSASQVCRIQKLYFVNNEKSDAKHF
- a CDS encoding PD-(D/E)XK nuclease domain-containing protein; translation: MQRCWAIQKRILRNCFFDDKQLYINEVITSLQENWGKSENYTDEQLKQALKDYYNGYCFSRNKRTRRMYNPDSILKFFRDRAFGNYWSNSGNPAILLKQIKNNIDRFTIPWDNSSFAINQLEFEILASSLNEIALFPLMYQTGYLTLEPNGFKDDKRADKNATDYYLKFPNQEVQSALKLTLSRFIIQKQQETGRAYSASILDALRNEKWCGCLNLIKGAFLAKAVYHFLDKIERSFQGALYSFLNGVFHTTQDMQVNAELASESGRLDIALEDKLHQTAYIFELKVGKSVSEALQQIYDKDYSMTFNTCYKKVCVALKYDPVRLNITEAAIEVHKRDEQHTFEVMPRKNFAVNAVGYFQEVGSQGMEV
- a CDS encoding AAA family ATPase; the protein is MDAKKEDKAIRKGEQQVDGTEGVQIPVGSADVKEMIAQKLYADKTAYITKLFNTNGIYYFFTRPHRFGKSLLLDTIDQIAKGNKELFKACAIYKDKTYKWKRYPVIWFNFSKLSAKTGSSLEASLVKKLYDIANDYDIDKSKMQPIIGLPTINDTLSDLIRALQKLGSSYASQPIVLIDEYDSPLISCESVQYEEILAVLSSFFKVLKGSQKDCKFIFVTGVTKFHLSGLTSGANSANDISLHEDYAEMLGYTEEDIEKLFF
- a CDS encoding ankyrin repeat domain-containing protein, with amino-acid sequence MKNQHGNTPLYYAASKGHLEVVQTLVVATGIQIMVKNRYDRTPLDGANWNQHPKCLDVLYNAVHKKKGD
- a CDS encoding ankyrin repeat domain-containing protein, whose product is MLEQDAGVAIDESNRHGDTLLHVAAFEGDWQKAQLLLKDKKIDVNARNNYYDTPMHYAVAQEHVEVLKVLLEGSIAIDVNAIDKDTYAPLHYASYIGHLEMAQVLLIHVNINLNIKDKYENSPLHYAAFEGHLSLLKALLASKDIDISKINMATLHYIMLHLKVI